In one window of Prevotella sp. E13-17 DNA:
- a CDS encoding RagB/SusD family nutrient uptake outer membrane protein: MKQIKYLILLVVGSPMMLTSCMDNYETLPADEFTTDYLFSTTDSLGKQARQYLNTIYDIMENGHNRVGGDYLDAASDDAISIDMDGEPDVLRLVTGRYTASNGVGSDMRWGQYYTGIRKVNILISGIDRVPFRATYKNAVGQIRPLGVTFKAEARFLRAWFYFQLLRRYGGVPIVGDRVFNINDDVELPRNTFGECVDYIVNELDDIQDSLRSVGTMSNVSEFGHAPTKQACQALKSRVLLYAASPLFNGQTLEAGNELVGYATYDAARWKRAADAARDLIEGEGHKGKDSLTLTEDVRNVFLNFYDYGANPELIFFRQGGNNTSIENSNGPLGFTGPRMGNGRTCPTQNLVDAFPMADGRMPGDSPLYPYSDADPYSNRDPRLDKTILHNGSQWLGGKLATWQGGTNNPANGTDYSLTSYYMCKFMGQFADKSEYSSVIHVWVMFRYAEILLNFAEAENESVGPTSEVYDALYLLRKRAGIKKGTVSGYSYGLKDNMTQAEMREAIHNERRIELAFEEHRYYDIRRWRIAEDVFAKPLQGMQVVESSGTTTYTRVNVLKANFAARNYLYPIPFSEVNKNRNMVQNPNWK, from the coding sequence ATGAAACAAATAAAATATCTCATACTCCTGGTAGTGGGCTCGCCAATGATGCTGACGTCCTGTATGGATAACTATGAAACGCTCCCTGCCGATGAGTTCACTACCGACTATCTGTTTTCCACAACCGATTCGTTAGGTAAGCAGGCACGCCAGTACCTGAACACCATTTACGATATTATGGAGAATGGTCACAACCGTGTGGGTGGCGACTATCTTGATGCTGCTTCTGACGATGCCATCAGCATCGATATGGATGGCGAGCCCGATGTGTTGCGTTTGGTTACCGGACGCTACACTGCCAGCAATGGCGTGGGCAGTGATATGCGCTGGGGACAGTATTATACCGGTATTCGTAAGGTCAACATCCTCATCTCCGGTATTGACAGGGTGCCATTTCGCGCTACTTATAAAAATGCCGTCGGACAGATTCGTCCACTCGGTGTGACTTTTAAGGCCGAGGCTCGCTTCTTGCGTGCATGGTTCTACTTCCAGCTGTTGCGTCGCTATGGTGGCGTGCCTATTGTCGGTGATCGCGTGTTTAATATTAATGATGACGTAGAGTTGCCCCGCAACACGTTTGGCGAGTGTGTGGATTATATCGTGAATGAGCTGGACGACATTCAGGATTCCTTGCGTTCGGTTGGTACCATGAGCAATGTGTCCGAGTTTGGTCATGCACCCACCAAGCAGGCCTGTCAGGCATTGAAGTCGCGTGTGCTGCTCTATGCCGCTTCGCCTCTGTTCAATGGTCAGACCCTCGAGGCCGGCAATGAATTGGTGGGCTATGCCACTTACGACGCTGCTCGTTGGAAGCGTGCTGCCGATGCTGCTCGTGACTTGATTGAAGGCGAGGGCCATAAGGGCAAAGACAGTCTCACACTGACCGAAGACGTCCGCAACGTGTTCCTCAACTTCTATGACTATGGTGCCAATCCCGAGCTCATCTTCTTCCGTCAGGGCGGCAATAACACCAGCATCGAGAACAGCAATGGACCTCTCGGATTCACAGGTCCTCGTATGGGTAACGGACGCACCTGTCCGACTCAAAATCTTGTTGACGCATTCCCTATGGCCGACGGACGTATGCCAGGCGATAGTCCTCTCTATCCTTATTCAGATGCAGATCCCTATTCGAATCGTGATCCCCGTCTTGACAAGACGATTCTGCATAATGGGTCTCAGTGGTTAGGTGGCAAGCTCGCCACATGGCAGGGTGGAACCAATAACCCTGCCAACGGCACGGATTATTCACTTACCAGCTATTACATGTGTAAGTTTATGGGTCAGTTTGCCGACAAGAGCGAATATTCTTCCGTGATTCATGTCTGGGTCATGTTCCGCTATGCAGAAATACTGCTCAACTTTGCCGAAGCCGAAAACGAGTCTGTCGGTCCCACATCCGAGGTGTACGATGCTCTTTATCTCTTGCGCAAGCGTGCCGGTATCAAGAAAGGAACGGTGTCTGGTTACAGCTATGGCCTGAAAGACAACATGACGCAGGCTGAGATGCGCGAAGCCATTCACAATGAGCGTCGCATAGAGCTTGCATTCGAGGAGCACCGCTACTATGACATCCGTCGCTGGCGTATTGCCGAGGATGTGTTTGCCAAACCCTTGCAGGGAATGCAGGTTGTTGAGAGCTCGGGCACTACTACCTACACACGTGTTAACGTGCTCAAGGCCAATTTTGCTGCTCGCAACTATCTCTACCCAATACCCTTCAGTGAAGTCAACAAGAATAGGAACATGGTTCAGAACCCCAATTGGAAATAA
- a CDS encoding glycoside hydrolase family 130 protein, with amino-acid sequence MNKSLVLALFVLLALTGCKHSSQQSKSWALGPFKRPVNVGAVISPDTNSVFFCPMRGEAVEWEGSDTFNPAAAVINNRVVLLYRAEDNSAVGIGQRTSRIGYASSADGLFFQRHGAPVLFPSATDEQAANECPGGCEDPRVVMTDDGLYVMMYTQWNRKQARLAVATSRDLVTWQKHGPAFAKAYGGRFKDDFSKSASVVTRLQGDRQVVARIGDKYWMYWGEQFVNVATSDNLIDWTPLLDEQGELLRVMEPRKGHFDSQLTECGPPAVLTSQGIVLIYNGKNLEGADGDPRYVANTYCAGQALFSGEDPTRLLDRLDEPFFVPEADYERSGQYPAGTVFAEGLVYHNKRWLLYYGCADSRVGVAVCNTNHK; translated from the coding sequence ATGAATAAATCACTTGTTTTAGCCCTATTTGTCTTGCTCGCCCTGACGGGGTGCAAGCATTCTTCTCAACAGTCCAAGTCATGGGCACTTGGTCCCTTTAAACGTCCGGTCAATGTGGGGGCCGTCATCTCGCCCGACACCAACTCCGTCTTCTTCTGTCCCATGCGTGGCGAAGCGGTGGAGTGGGAGGGCAGCGACACCTTCAATCCTGCTGCTGCAGTGATCAACAACCGTGTGGTGCTGCTCTACAGGGCAGAAGACAACTCGGCCGTCGGCATTGGTCAGCGCACATCGCGCATCGGTTATGCCTCGTCGGCCGACGGACTGTTCTTCCAGCGTCATGGTGCCCCAGTTCTGTTCCCGTCGGCCACCGACGAGCAGGCCGCCAACGAGTGTCCTGGCGGTTGCGAGGATCCACGTGTGGTGATGACCGACGACGGACTCTATGTGATGATGTACACGCAGTGGAACCGCAAGCAGGCACGACTGGCCGTTGCCACCTCTCGCGACCTGGTCACGTGGCAGAAGCACGGACCTGCTTTCGCGAAAGCCTATGGAGGTCGTTTCAAGGACGACTTTTCCAAGTCGGCATCTGTCGTTACCCGCCTTCAGGGCGACCGTCAGGTCGTAGCCCGTATTGGTGATAAATATTGGATGTACTGGGGCGAACAGTTTGTCAATGTGGCCACGTCCGACAATCTGATAGACTGGACGCCACTACTTGATGAACAGGGTGAACTGCTGCGTGTCATGGAACCACGCAAGGGACATTTCGACAGTCAGCTCACTGAGTGCGGTCCGCCAGCCGTGCTTACCAGCCAGGGCATTGTGCTGATCTATAACGGCAAGAACCTGGAAGGCGCTGACGGCGACCCGCGCTATGTGGCTAATACCTATTGTGCGGGGCAAGCCCTTTTTAGTGGAGAGGACCCCACACGGCTGCTCGATCGGCTCGACGAACCCTTCTTTGTTCCAGAGGCCGACTACGAGCGCAGCGGACAGTATCCTGCTGGCACGGTTTTTGCAGAAGGATTAGTGTATCATAATAAGCGTTGGCTGCTTTATTATGGTTGTGCCGATTCGCGTGTCGGCGTTGCTGTGTGTAATACCAATCATAAATAA
- a CDS encoding TonB-dependent receptor: protein MKRLIIIFACLMTCMLITAQSLTVSGVVTSQENGEPLIGVTVKAGSAGVGTTTDIDGRYSLTVRQGERLTFSYVGYRQFVATVKGAKLDVVMQDDNSLLNEVVVVGYGQAKRITLTGAVSAINGKELQKVPVSSVQNALAGKLPGFFSQQRSGQPGKDASDFFIRGVSSLNSDGNKPLIIVDDVEYTYDQLSQINVNEIESISILKDASTTAIYGIKGANGVLVVKTRRGESGVPKINVRMETGVQMPVRTPNFLGSYETATLVNEARANDGLTPLFTDADLEHFRTGDDPYGHPDVNWYDEIFKKTAQQSNVNVDVSGGSDRLKYFVSVGYFSQNGLVRNFDSGDELKSNYRYRRFNFRSNLDFQVTKNLSMRLDITSRFMNINEPRGINATGEIYNFSAMHPYSAPVMNPDGSYAYLYDTDTRRPTLNARLANEGYVRSRRNDNNLLYQATWNMDFLTKGLSSNVRLAYSTIDENARSAWRTEFPTWHYNSANGTYTINPDNVFTKGVPAITVEPRTAIKDMNLMASLNYHRVFNEAHDVEGMLFYNRESTTTELNTPAFVGQPKVPEKFMGTTLKLGYKYKNRYLLDFNVAYNGSDRFQADHRFGWFPAVGAGWAISEEPWFRDHVKGVELLKIRTSYGLVGSDVAMGNRYLYNQVYERGNSYQFAEYEEEWFQGYREGALGNDHVTWEKAKKFDLGVDINLWNCVSMTLDYFHDKRYDQLVYRNDIPLMLGVGTSPINVARTTNQGFDGQIGYRNHWGDFSFNTNLVFSYAKNKIEYMAEAQQRHPWLAQTGHSIGQQFGYTWIGYYTPEDIALIKAGAEGAPAVPNTDIPVQAGDLKYKDLNEDGVIDDYDKSAIGLPNLPNTTMGWTIGGSWKGFTLSVLFQGSFNYSFSVVGTGIEPFKSQFQPLHKERWTLERYTNGEPINFPRLTSNPSTINSAQAYMSNFWLIDAWYVRLKTIDLSYDFPRKYTPSFLSSLRLYMNAYNLFTWTSYDKYQQDPEIQTNSAGDTYMNQRVLNFGVSMAF from the coding sequence ATGAAACGACTGATAATCATCTTTGCGTGTCTGATGACATGCATGCTCATCACAGCTCAATCGCTCACAGTGAGCGGTGTCGTTACTTCGCAAGAGAATGGCGAACCTCTGATAGGTGTCACCGTCAAGGCCGGCTCTGCCGGTGTAGGTACTACCACCGATATTGACGGACGTTACTCCTTGACTGTTCGTCAGGGCGAGCGTCTCACGTTCTCCTATGTGGGCTACCGTCAGTTCGTCGCCACGGTCAAGGGTGCCAAGCTCGATGTGGTGATGCAAGACGACAATAGCTTGCTCAACGAGGTCGTTGTGGTTGGTTACGGCCAGGCCAAGCGTATCACGCTGACGGGTGCCGTCAGTGCCATCAATGGTAAGGAACTGCAAAAAGTACCTGTCAGCAGTGTTCAGAACGCGTTGGCTGGAAAACTTCCTGGCTTCTTCTCACAGCAGCGTAGCGGCCAGCCCGGTAAGGATGCCAGCGACTTCTTCATTCGTGGCGTCAGCTCACTGAATAGCGATGGCAACAAGCCGCTTATTATTGTCGATGATGTGGAGTACACCTACGACCAACTATCACAGATTAACGTCAACGAGATTGAGAGTATCTCTATTCTGAAAGACGCTTCAACCACGGCTATCTATGGTATCAAGGGTGCCAATGGTGTTCTGGTGGTCAAGACACGTCGTGGCGAGAGTGGGGTGCCTAAGATCAATGTGCGCATGGAGACAGGTGTGCAGATGCCTGTTCGCACCCCCAACTTCCTGGGCAGCTACGAAACGGCCACACTGGTCAACGAGGCACGTGCCAACGACGGACTGACGCCTTTGTTTACCGATGCCGACCTCGAACATTTCCGTACGGGCGATGACCCCTATGGCCATCCAGATGTCAACTGGTACGATGAGATTTTCAAGAAGACGGCACAGCAGTCGAATGTCAATGTTGACGTGTCTGGTGGCTCCGACCGCTTGAAGTATTTCGTGTCCGTGGGCTATTTCAGTCAGAATGGTCTGGTGCGCAATTTCGATTCTGGCGACGAGCTGAAGAGCAACTATCGCTATCGCCGTTTCAACTTCCGTTCAAATCTCGACTTTCAAGTCACCAAGAATCTCTCTATGCGTCTCGACATCACGTCACGTTTCATGAACATCAACGAGCCGCGTGGTATCAATGCGACTGGCGAGATCTATAACTTCTCGGCCATGCATCCCTATTCTGCACCTGTCATGAACCCCGACGGCTCTTATGCCTATCTTTACGATACCGACACACGTCGTCCAACACTCAATGCCCGACTGGCCAACGAGGGCTATGTGCGCTCACGTCGTAACGACAACAACCTGCTTTACCAGGCTACTTGGAATATGGACTTTTTGACAAAGGGTCTGTCTTCAAATGTACGACTGGCCTATTCTACCATCGACGAGAATGCCCGTTCTGCATGGCGCACAGAATTTCCCACATGGCATTACAACTCAGCTAATGGCACCTATACAATCAACCCAGACAATGTGTTTACAAAGGGTGTGCCTGCCATCACCGTTGAGCCTCGCACTGCCATCAAGGATATGAACCTGATGGCATCGCTGAACTATCATCGTGTGTTCAATGAGGCACATGATGTAGAAGGTATGCTTTTCTACAATCGCGAAAGTACCACCACCGAGCTCAATACTCCTGCATTTGTTGGTCAGCCAAAGGTACCCGAGAAGTTTATGGGTACTACCCTTAAATTAGGCTACAAATACAAGAATCGCTACCTGCTCGATTTCAATGTGGCATACAATGGTTCAGACCGTTTCCAGGCCGACCACCGTTTCGGTTGGTTCCCCGCTGTGGGCGCAGGTTGGGCTATCTCAGAAGAGCCCTGGTTCCGCGACCATGTGAAGGGTGTCGAACTCTTGAAAATTCGCACCAGCTACGGCCTTGTAGGTTCCGATGTGGCCATGGGCAATCGCTACCTTTATAATCAGGTCTATGAGCGTGGCAACAGTTACCAGTTTGCCGAATACGAGGAAGAGTGGTTTCAGGGCTATCGTGAGGGTGCCCTGGGCAACGATCACGTGACGTGGGAGAAGGCCAAGAAGTTCGACCTCGGTGTTGACATCAACCTCTGGAACTGCGTGTCTATGACGCTCGACTATTTCCACGACAAGCGCTACGACCAGCTGGTCTATCGCAACGACATCCCCTTGATGCTCGGTGTCGGCACCTCACCTATCAATGTGGCTCGCACCACCAATCAGGGCTTCGACGGCCAGATTGGCTACCGCAACCATTGGGGCGATTTCAGTTTCAACACCAACCTGGTGTTCTCGTATGCCAAGAACAAGATTGAATACATGGCTGAGGCTCAGCAAAGACATCCGTGGTTGGCACAGACAGGTCATAGCATCGGTCAGCAGTTCGGTTATACGTGGATAGGCTATTACACTCCCGAAGATATCGCTCTCATCAAGGCTGGAGCCGAAGGTGCTCCCGCTGTACCCAACACCGATATCCCCGTACAGGCAGGCGATCTGAAGTATAAGGACCTGAACGAAGATGGCGTCATCGACGACTATGACAAGAGTGCTATCGGTTTGCCCAATCTGCCCAACACCACCATGGGATGGACCATTGGCGGCTCTTGGAAGGGCTTCACATTGAGCGTGTTGTTCCAAGGCTCTTTCAACTATAGCTTCAGCGTTGTTGGAACAGGCATCGAACCCTTCAAGAGCCAGTTCCAGCCACTGCACAAAGAACGTTGGACCTTGGAACGCTATACCAATGGCGAACCCATCAACTTCCCTCGTCTCACCAGCAACCCGTCAACCATCAACAGTGCACAAGCCTATATGTCAAACTTCTGGTTGATCGATGCCTGGTATGTACGTCTGAAGACCATCGATCTGAGCTATGACTTCCCTCGTAAATACACGCCCAGCTTCCTCAGCTCGCTGCGTCTGTACATGAATGCCTATAACCTGTTTACGTGGACCAGCTACGACAAGTATCAGCAGGATCCCGAGATACAGACCAACTCGGCTGGCGACACCTACATGAACCAGCGTGTCTTGAACTTCGGTGTTTCTATGGCATTCTAA
- a CDS encoding GH92 family glycosyl hydrolase yields MKKDCMHQRLFVIILFAALGLTSWAGSRARMVNPFIGTQGVGLASGYLFPGATYPGGMVQFTPTYFAKNAGFVVNQNSGGGCEHMGNFPTFPVKGALTASPDKIRNARFQVSGEKAHAGYYEAHVNDDVKAALTVTERTGMAEYVFPDSSHLNTVIIGAGIAATRITEAALVVTSPHSVEGYADGGYFCGIRTPYKVYMAAQFDADAVAIGTWKGDRLHPGDTFAEGEFSGVYFTFDTSKQSVVHYKVGISYVSVENAKENLRQENPGWCFESVCQQAEDAWEKMLSLIEVEGGHASRTSQFYTHLYRAFIHPSVASDVNGEYMGADFKVHKTNSKYYSQFSNWDTYRTQIQLLALLQPDWASDIVVSHQLFAEQSGGSFPRWVLANIETGIMQGDPSSILVSNAWAFGARRYDPKPLFDIMRRGAEVPGAKSQQEETRPYLQQYLEKGYCPASIQLEYTSADFAIGQYALHAAGDEFASWRYFHTARSWKNLYNPETGWLQSRHEDGSWKPLSEDFREATYQDYFWMVPYNLKGLIDIIGGPAKAEQRLDEYFRRLDAGYGDTWFASGNEPSFQVPWVYNWVGCPWKTSQVVRRTLNEQYSDRPDGLPGNDDLGSMGAWYVWACLGMYPMIPGVGGFALNTPVFPKATIHLPHGDVIIKGGSEQKIYTTRLTVNGHEHPSTWLDLKTIVDGATLQYQTAASPHRKWGTQIAPPSYE; encoded by the coding sequence ATTAAAAAAGATTGTATGCATCAAAGACTATTTGTTATTATCCTTTTTGCAGCCCTTGGTCTGACCTCGTGGGCTGGTTCCCGTGCCCGTATGGTCAACCCGTTCATCGGTACACAGGGCGTAGGCCTTGCCTCAGGCTATCTCTTTCCTGGGGCTACCTATCCTGGTGGCATGGTGCAGTTCACCCCCACCTATTTTGCCAAGAATGCAGGTTTTGTTGTTAATCAGAATAGTGGCGGCGGTTGCGAGCATATGGGCAACTTTCCCACCTTCCCTGTGAAAGGTGCGCTCACGGCGTCTCCCGATAAGATACGTAACGCCCGTTTTCAGGTCAGCGGCGAGAAAGCCCATGCAGGCTATTACGAGGCGCATGTCAATGACGATGTCAAGGCAGCGCTCACCGTCACCGAGCGCACGGGCATGGCAGAATATGTCTTTCCCGACTCTTCCCACCTGAATACCGTCATCATCGGTGCCGGTATAGCAGCCACCCGCATCACCGAGGCCGCACTGGTTGTCACATCGCCTCACAGTGTTGAAGGCTATGCCGACGGAGGCTATTTCTGTGGTATCCGCACACCGTATAAGGTCTATATGGCTGCACAATTCGATGCCGATGCCGTTGCCATCGGTACTTGGAAGGGAGATCGGCTTCATCCTGGCGACACCTTTGCCGAAGGCGAGTTCTCGGGCGTCTATTTCACGTTCGATACCAGTAAGCAGTCTGTCGTTCATTATAAAGTGGGCATCAGCTACGTTTCCGTAGAGAATGCCAAGGAGAACCTGCGTCAGGAAAACCCCGGCTGGTGCTTTGAATCCGTCTGTCAGCAGGCAGAGGATGCTTGGGAGAAGATGCTCTCTCTCATCGAGGTGGAAGGCGGCCATGCCAGTCGCACGTCGCAGTTCTATACCCACCTGTATCGCGCCTTTATCCATCCCAGTGTGGCCAGCGATGTCAATGGCGAGTATATGGGTGCCGACTTCAAGGTGCACAAGACCAACTCCAAATACTATTCTCAGTTCAGCAACTGGGACACCTATCGCACCCAGATACAGTTGTTAGCCCTGCTTCAGCCCGACTGGGCCAGCGACATCGTCGTCTCCCACCAGTTGTTTGCCGAGCAGTCGGGAGGCTCTTTCCCGCGCTGGGTGCTGGCCAACATCGAGACCGGCATCATGCAGGGTGATCCCTCGTCCATCCTTGTCAGCAATGCGTGGGCATTCGGTGCACGCCGTTACGACCCCAAGCCGCTCTTCGACATCATGCGTCGTGGTGCCGAGGTGCCAGGTGCCAAATCCCAGCAGGAGGAGACGCGTCCCTATCTCCAGCAGTATCTGGAGAAAGGCTATTGTCCGGCCTCCATTCAGTTGGAATACACCTCTGCCGACTTTGCCATCGGTCAGTATGCCCTCCATGCTGCAGGCGACGAGTTTGCCTCGTGGCGCTATTTCCACACGGCCCGTTCATGGAAGAACCTCTATAATCCTGAAACAGGCTGGCTGCAGTCGCGCCATGAGGACGGTTCATGGAAACCGCTCAGCGAGGATTTCCGTGAGGCCACCTATCAAGACTATTTCTGGATGGTGCCTTACAACTTGAAAGGCCTTATTGACATCATTGGCGGACCAGCCAAGGCCGAACAGCGACTCGACGAATACTTCAGGCGCCTCGATGCCGGTTATGGCGACACGTGGTTTGCCTCGGGCAACGAGCCCAGTTTCCAGGTGCCTTGGGTCTATAACTGGGTTGGCTGTCCGTGGAAGACGTCGCAGGTGGTGCGCCGCACGCTCAACGAGCAATACAGCGACCGTCCCGACGGTCTGCCGGGCAATGACGACCTCGGTTCCATGGGCGCCTGGTATGTCTGGGCCTGCCTTGGCATGTATCCCATGATTCCCGGCGTGGGCGGTTTCGCACTGAACACCCCCGTCTTCCCCAAGGCCACCATCCACCTGCCTCATGGCGATGTTATCATCAAGGGTGGCTCAGAACAGAAGATATATACCACGCGCCTCACCGTCAACGGACACGAGCATCCGTCCACCTGGTTGGACCTGAAGACCATCGTTGATGGCGCCACACTTCAATATCAAACCGCTGCCAGTCCCCATCGTAAGTGGGGCACGCAGATAGCACCTCCTTCCTATGAATAA
- a CDS encoding GH92 family glycosyl hydrolase, whose protein sequence is MNRLRTILSLPILLGMFSIVHASADDLTHFVDTRQGTDSDFGLSRGNTYPATGMPFGMHLWSPQTGLNGDGWKYQWKADSLRGLSQSHQCSPWVGDYAVYSLMPVTGRLRTDERARAAAFTHDNETALPHYYRVRLNDGTIAEVAPTTRGAHFRFSYPRGQQAWLVLDGYHGQFDMKVDAARRQIVGWVNNHRFVNHPETFRCYFILQFDKPFTSQGKWAEGVYVGFAPGTKVQVKAASSYISAEQARLTLQTELGSDRSLNQTRERGRKTWNQLLGQVRVQGGTEEQLRTFYSCLFRANLFSRKFYERRSDGTSYYYSPYDGRVHDGYMYTDNGFWDTFRSQFPLTCLLHPTQQGRYMEALLQAQHECGWLPSWSFPGETGGMVGNHAISLLADAWAKGIRTVSADSILKAYAHEAMNKGPWGGANGRAGWKSYFTLGYVPFPESHGSVTQTLEYAYDDFCAWQLARSAGLKHWERVFGRQMMNYRNLWDSETHFMRGRSSDGRWTEPFDPLEWGGPYTEGNAWHYIWSVFHDVQGLINLFGSDQAFVEKIDSVFTMENTVKPGWYGGIIHEMKEMQLADMGQYAHGNQPIQHLPYLYTYAGQPWKTQYWVRQIMNRLYNSGPQGFPGDEDQGGMSAWYVLSAMGLYAVTPGTDQYVIGSPLFNSMTLTTEEGRHFTIEAQNNSAENVYIESATLNGQPFGRNYLTYDEINRGGTLVLQMSSEPNRQRAISKQAAPFSLSRARASRR, encoded by the coding sequence ATGAATCGATTAAGGACCATACTGTCTCTCCCCATTCTGCTAGGCATGTTTTCCATCGTGCATGCTTCTGCCGACGACCTGACACATTTTGTCGATACCCGTCAGGGCACCGATTCCGATTTCGGGTTGAGTCGTGGCAATACCTATCCAGCCACAGGTATGCCTTTTGGCATGCACCTCTGGTCGCCACAAACAGGGCTTAATGGCGATGGATGGAAATACCAATGGAAGGCCGATAGCTTGCGAGGTCTCTCTCAGTCGCACCAATGTAGTCCGTGGGTAGGCGATTATGCGGTCTATTCCCTGATGCCCGTTACCGGAAGGTTGCGTACGGATGAAAGGGCGCGTGCTGCTGCATTCACTCATGACAACGAAACAGCTCTTCCACATTATTACCGTGTACGTCTGAACGATGGTACCATAGCGGAGGTGGCCCCCACAACACGTGGGGCTCACTTCCGTTTTTCATATCCACGCGGTCAGCAGGCATGGCTGGTGCTCGATGGCTATCATGGTCAGTTCGACATGAAGGTCGATGCCGCCCGTCGGCAGATTGTTGGCTGGGTTAACAACCACCGTTTTGTCAACCATCCCGAGACGTTCCGTTGCTATTTCATTCTTCAGTTCGACAAGCCTTTCACCTCACAAGGAAAGTGGGCCGAAGGCGTATATGTTGGCTTTGCCCCTGGCACCAAGGTTCAGGTCAAGGCTGCTTCGTCGTATATCAGTGCAGAGCAGGCTCGCTTGACCCTTCAGACCGAGTTGGGCAGCGATCGTTCTCTGAATCAGACCCGTGAGCGCGGGCGTAAGACCTGGAATCAGCTACTTGGTCAGGTCCGTGTGCAGGGTGGCACAGAAGAACAGCTGCGCACTTTCTACTCTTGTCTGTTCCGTGCCAACCTGTTCTCGCGTAAGTTCTATGAACGTCGCTCCGACGGCACATCTTATTATTATAGTCCCTACGACGGACGTGTACACGATGGTTATATGTACACCGACAATGGCTTTTGGGACACCTTCCGTTCGCAGTTCCCCCTTACATGTTTACTTCATCCCACCCAGCAGGGCCGCTATATGGAGGCACTGCTTCAGGCTCAGCATGAGTGCGGTTGGCTTCCGTCATGGTCTTTTCCCGGAGAAACGGGCGGCATGGTGGGTAATCATGCCATCTCTCTTTTGGCCGACGCATGGGCAAAAGGCATCAGAACAGTTTCTGCTGACAGCATCTTGAAGGCCTATGCTCACGAGGCTATGAACAAAGGCCCTTGGGGTGGAGCCAACGGACGTGCAGGGTGGAAGTCGTATTTCACCCTGGGTTATGTTCCTTTTCCCGAGTCGCATGGCAGCGTCACCCAGACATTAGAATATGCTTACGACGATTTCTGTGCGTGGCAGTTGGCGCGCTCTGCGGGTTTGAAACATTGGGAACGCGTGTTCGGCCGACAGATGATGAACTATCGAAACCTGTGGGATTCTGAGACGCATTTCATGCGTGGCCGCTCTTCCGATGGTCGTTGGACAGAACCCTTCGATCCCTTGGAGTGGGGCGGTCCCTATACCGAGGGCAATGCCTGGCATTACATATGGTCTGTCTTTCACGATGTGCAGGGACTTATCAACCTTTTTGGTAGTGATCAGGCCTTTGTGGAAAAGATAGACAGTGTCTTCACGATGGAAAACACCGTGAAGCCCGGATGGTATGGTGGCATCATCCACGAGATGAAAGAGATGCAGCTTGCCGATATGGGACAGTATGCCCATGGCAATCAGCCTATCCAGCACTTGCCTTATCTCTACACCTATGCCGGTCAGCCATGGAAGACCCAGTATTGGGTACGTCAGATTATGAATCGCCTTTATAACAGTGGCCCTCAGGGTTTCCCAGGCGATGAGGACCAGGGTGGCATGTCTGCATGGTATGTGCTCAGTGCCATGGGTCTCTATGCCGTAACTCCTGGCACTGATCAGTATGTGATTGGCAGTCCGCTCTTCAATAGCATGACGCTGACCACCGAAGAAGGCCGACACTTTACGATCGAGGCACAGAACAATAGTGCCGAGAATGTGTATATCGAGTCTGCCACGTTGAATGGTCAGCCCTTTGGGCGCAACTACCTGACCTACGATGAAATCAACCGTGGCGGGACACTTGTCCTTCAGATGTCATCGGAGCCCAATCGCCAGCGTGCCATTTCCAAACAGGCAGCGCCATTCTCTCTTTCCAGAGCCAGGGCCAGCCGACGCTGA